From a region of the Listeria monocytogenes ATCC 19117 genome:
- a CDS encoding GntR family transcriptional regulator — protein sequence MANKFKTLDKMVYNLLLEKIKNGELVANEHLAEEKLAREFVVSRSPIRKAIATLTAQGIVSYHENSGAVLNDCIVDSDRYVQLMETIEIFVDAAIAKAAHFGYEMDLEKLYARMQEMERLSYLTDIENYYDAHHRFILCLISFAENPYQVRIVKQIFFQMIHFSDGINMFKSVEIREWTNKKSNQICELLAEEETELARKTIKSMFAELTIQAYR from the coding sequence GTGGCAAACAAATTTAAAACATTAGATAAGATGGTGTATAATCTACTTCTTGAAAAAATCAAAAACGGCGAGTTAGTGGCGAATGAACATTTAGCAGAAGAAAAGTTGGCTAGGGAATTCGTTGTTAGCCGGTCGCCAATAAGAAAAGCCATTGCAACGCTTACTGCTCAAGGTATTGTTAGTTATCACGAAAATAGCGGTGCTGTTTTAAATGATTGTATTGTTGATTCGGATCGCTATGTGCAATTGATGGAAACCATTGAAATTTTTGTTGATGCAGCAATTGCGAAAGCAGCTCATTTCGGTTATGAAATGGATTTGGAGAAATTGTATGCTCGTATGCAAGAGATGGAGCGCCTTTCGTATCTAACTGACATAGAAAATTATTATGATGCACATCATCGCTTTATTCTTTGTTTAATCAGTTTTGCGGAAAATCCCTATCAAGTCCGTATCGTCAAGCAAATTTTCTTCCAAATGATTCATTTTTCAGATGGAATTAATATGTTTAAATCCGTCGAAATTAGAGAATGGACTAACAAGAAAAGTAACCAAATTTGTGAGTTGCTCGCAGAAGAGGAAACTGAATTAGCCAGGAAAACAATTAAGTCTATGTTTGCGGAATTAACGATTCAAGCCTACAGATAA
- a CDS encoding GNAT family N-acetyltransferase yields MNQNKITAGGLEFLVRFAAPTDRLKINDLMIDTARWLKESGSTQWSDILHGFDVHNIEQRIELGEVALFETEAGALAGAMIIRKTPSDWDTDLWEDLAIDKAYYLHRIMVSRAFSGISLSKQMIYFAEKLGIEMSVPFIRLDCIESNETLNQMYVRYGFQFSGKKNGFYLYQKELSQK; encoded by the coding sequence ATGAACCAAAATAAAATTACGGCTGGCGGACTGGAATTTCTAGTCCGCTTTGCTGCGCCAACGGACCGTCTGAAAATAAATGACTTAATGATAGATACAGCTCGCTGGTTAAAAGAGTCGGGGTCAACCCAGTGGAGCGATATTTTGCATGGTTTTGATGTCCATAATATCGAACAACGTATTGAACTTGGTGAAGTTGCCCTTTTTGAAACGGAAGCGGGTGCACTTGCGGGCGCAATGATTATTCGAAAAACGCCAAGTGATTGGGATACGGATTTATGGGAAGATTTGGCAATTGATAAAGCATATTATTTACACCGGATTATGGTTTCTCGAGCATTTTCCGGAATTTCATTAAGTAAACAAATGATTTATTTTGCGGAAAAATTAGGTATCGAAATGTCCGTTCCTTTCATTCGGTTAGATTGCATCGAAAGCAATGAGACGCTCAATCAAATGTATGTCCGCTATGGTTTTCAATTTTCTGGTAAGAAAAACGGTTTTTATTTATATCAAAAAGAGCTGTCACAAAAGTGA
- a CDS encoding DUF975 family protein, which yields MTISQVKQTAKESLRGNWGIAIGIFVLAWLIETVGGGLIGWIPVIGWIAIFLLTGPLYTGVAWVYLAISRREQPDVAYMFSGFKQFGRTVLAYLLISIFTFLWSLLLIVPGIIKTYSYSQTFFILRDNPNISALDAITESRHMMNGHKGRLFGLSLTFLLWYLIPLAVAIAGTVIVAGGMATTSYTADPAEVLSALAAGATFGGLVLILASWLITLGISLYVYPYLITSIAVFYDDLYAATEGTFTEETVIVEEEVNPFGTTEADPFAEDTHPEGFGPEATKEPETPVVPEAPEAPETPETPEVPETPEAPETPEAPKDNNEPK from the coding sequence ATGACTATTTCACAAGTAAAACAGACAGCAAAAGAGTCGCTTCGTGGCAACTGGGGAATTGCCATTGGAATATTTGTACTTGCTTGGCTAATCGAAACTGTTGGTGGAGGATTAATTGGTTGGATCCCAGTCATTGGTTGGATTGCAATATTCCTACTAACTGGACCACTTTATACTGGGGTTGCTTGGGTGTACCTAGCAATTAGCCGCCGTGAACAACCAGATGTTGCTTATATGTTTAGTGGTTTTAAACAATTTGGACGTACGGTCTTAGCTTACTTACTAATCTCTATTTTCACATTCTTATGGAGCTTACTCTTAATCGTACCAGGAATTATTAAAACTTACTCTTATTCACAAACATTCTTTATCTTACGAGATAACCCAAATATTTCTGCGCTAGATGCTATTACAGAAAGCCGCCACATGATGAATGGACACAAAGGTAGACTTTTTGGACTATCTCTTACATTCCTTTTATGGTATTTAATTCCTCTTGCTGTTGCGATTGCAGGTACGGTTATCGTTGCTGGCGGAATGGCTACTACATCTTATACAGCTGATCCTGCTGAAGTACTTTCAGCTCTTGCTGCCGGTGCTACGTTTGGTGGACTCGTGTTAATCTTAGCATCGTGGTTAATTACTCTTGGTATTTCGCTTTATGTTTATCCTTATCTAATCACTTCTATCGCTGTGTTCTACGATGATTTATACGCAGCAACAGAAGGCACTTTTACAGAAGAAACGGTCATCGTGGAAGAAGAAGTAAATCCATTTGGAACAACAGAAGCTGATCCATTTGCTGAAGATACACATCCAGAAGGCTTCGGACCAGAGGCAACAAAAGAACCCGAAACGCCTGTAGTACCAGAAGCTCCTGAGGCTCCTGAAACACCAGAAACGCCGGAAGTTCCTGAAACTCCTGAGGCACCCGAAACACCGGAAGCTCCAAAAGATAACAATGAACCAAAATAA
- a CDS encoding Lmo0654 family protein, which yields MAHENLRELEDQLIELRQTYQEVISETREFEDPQLQNGPINAAEVRLSALRHEIAEVEKKIKKAESKTE from the coding sequence ATGGCCCATGAGAATTTAAGAGAACTAGAAGATCAATTGATTGAATTGCGACAAACATATCAAGAGGTAATCAGTGAAACACGAGAGTTTGAAGACCCACAACTCCAAAATGGACCAATCAATGCAGCGGAGGTTAGATTAAGTGCATTACGTCACGAAATTGCCGAAGTAGAGAAGAAAATCAAAAAAGCAGAAAGCAAAACCGAATAA
- a CDS encoding metallophosphoesterase family protein produces the protein MKPIFAVGDVHGEITLLDELLENWDKEQERLLFVGDLIDRGENPAAVLRRVKALADQTGAIVLKGNHEQMLLDFLENPSGKMHYYLSQGGMETIQSLIADSLDKKMTPEGLAERVKEEAAELIDFIRNLPLYYEEGKYVFVHAGVDLTKKDWHDTEERDFFWIREPFLFGQNKTGKVFIFGHTPVQNLHIDESSGIWVSEDKTRLDIDGGAVFGGELHGVVVEEKVITKSFSVKK, from the coding sequence ATGAAGCCAATTTTTGCTGTAGGAGATGTACACGGAGAGATTACGCTTTTAGATGAATTACTCGAAAACTGGGATAAAGAGCAAGAACGGCTTTTGTTTGTAGGGGATTTGATTGACCGCGGCGAAAACCCAGCTGCAGTACTTAGAAGAGTGAAAGCATTAGCCGACCAAACGGGAGCGATTGTCTTAAAAGGAAATCACGAACAAATGTTACTAGATTTTCTCGAAAACCCTTCTGGGAAAATGCATTATTATTTAAGTCAAGGCGGTATGGAAACAATTCAATCCTTAATCGCGGACTCGCTTGACAAAAAAATGACGCCGGAGGGACTTGCGGAACGAGTAAAAGAAGAAGCTGCTGAACTCATTGATTTCATCCGGAACTTGCCACTCTATTATGAAGAAGGCAAATATGTATTTGTACATGCAGGCGTAGATTTGACGAAAAAAGATTGGCACGATACCGAGGAGCGTGATTTTTTCTGGATTCGCGAACCTTTCTTATTTGGACAGAATAAAACCGGGAAAGTCTTTATTTTCGGGCATACCCCGGTACAAAATTTACATATTGATGAAAGTTCTGGTATTTGGGTTTCGGAAGATAAAACGAGGCTCGATATAGATGGTGGCGCGGTTTTTGGCGGAGAACTTCACGGGGTTGTCGTGGAAGAAAAAGTCATCACGAAAAGTTTTTCTGTAAAAAAATAA
- a CDS encoding DUF420 domain-containing protein codes for MEQNKEKLTKPTSEKNYFWPIMIISFVAVVVILLLFFSPIGYQGAVHFDITIFPRMNAIFNSFTFVFLVIALWAIIKKKNIKMHRGFILAAFTSTLFFLVTYLTFHYLSAETSTFGGTGIIRPIYFFILITHSFLAAIVVPLALFALVWGWTMQIEKHKKIVRWTMPIWLYVSLTGVLVYLFMAPYY; via the coding sequence ATGGAACAAAATAAAGAAAAACTCACAAAACCGACATCAGAAAAAAACTATTTTTGGCCGATAATGATTATTTCATTTGTCGCGGTTGTGGTTATTTTACTACTCTTCTTCTCACCAATCGGGTATCAAGGAGCAGTGCATTTCGACATTACTATCTTCCCGCGAATGAACGCCATCTTTAATAGTTTTACCTTTGTATTTTTAGTTATTGCACTTTGGGCGATTATAAAAAAGAAAAACATTAAAATGCACCGTGGCTTCATTTTAGCAGCATTTACATCTACATTATTCTTCTTAGTAACTTACTTAACATTCCATTATCTTTCAGCAGAAACTTCTACATTTGGCGGAACTGGAATTATCCGTCCTATCTACTTCTTCATTTTAATTACACATAGTTTCTTAGCAGCAATCGTGGTTCCACTAGCGCTATTTGCACTTGTTTGGGGCTGGACAATGCAAATTGAGAAACACAAAAAAATTGTTCGCTGGACCATGCCAATTTGGCTTTATGTCAGCTTAACTGGCGTACTCGTTTACTTATTTATGGCACCGTATTATTAA
- a CDS encoding endonuclease III domain-containing protein, whose translation MNVNEQKVLVLNNLVEHYGYQDWWEADNRLADWLSMILIQRTTEKNAKQALANLAPYLDLDSLIEMDKAKLEELIYPAGFYKQKSIYIKALAEWFYGHGASLDKFQTYSTEALRKELLGIKGVGEETADAMLLYIFERNVFIADLYARRLFTRLGFGEYTTYAQMRDEFMPIIENIPHKLCKEWHSVIDVHGKHFGKDKSMNESWLLES comes from the coding sequence GTGAATGTAAACGAACAAAAAGTGTTAGTTTTAAATAATTTAGTGGAGCATTATGGTTATCAAGATTGGTGGGAAGCGGATAATCGTCTGGCTGATTGGCTTTCTATGATATTAATCCAGCGTACGACAGAGAAAAATGCCAAACAAGCATTAGCGAATCTTGCACCATATTTAGATTTAGATAGCTTAATTGAAATGGATAAAGCGAAATTGGAAGAATTAATCTATCCAGCGGGTTTTTATAAACAAAAAAGTATCTATATTAAAGCACTTGCTGAGTGGTTCTATGGTCACGGAGCTAGTTTAGATAAGTTTCAGACGTATTCAACGGAAGCTTTACGAAAAGAGTTGTTAGGCATAAAGGGTGTCGGGGAAGAAACGGCGGATGCAATGTTGCTGTATATTTTTGAGCGGAATGTGTTTATTGCTGACTTATATGCCAGACGACTATTTACTAGGTTGGGTTTTGGTGAATATACAACTTATGCACAAATGCGCGATGAATTTATGCCAATAATAGAGAATATTCCACATAAACTATGTAAAGAATGGCACTCAGTCATTGATGTTCACGGAAAACATTTTGGGAAAGACAAAAGTATGAATGAATCTTGGCTGCTAGAAAGCTAG